The following DNA comes from Planctomycetota bacterium.
GCCAAATAGCCCACGACGCCGCCGGCGAAACAGTCCAGCCCCTGGACCCGTGCGGGCCGGCTCTGAGCCAACAGGCTCTCGATGTCGCGCAACGGGTCGCTCGATTCGTTGCGCGCGACTTCGGCCCCGCGGATGACCTCCACAAGGTTGCGCGTGGCGCGGATGATGGCGCGCGGCTCGGCGCCGAGGAACGAGTAGCGCCCGATGCGCTCGCCGCCGGTGACGCTCTCGAGGAGGAAGCCGTGCCCGGCGACCCCGAGCTTCTGGAACGCCGAGACCGGGGTCAGCGTATCCGCGAGAAGCTGGCGATAGACGGGGACCACGTTGGCGGTCTGGGCGAGCCGCTGGAATTCGTCAAATGGCGGGTAGTGCACGCGCAGGCTCTCTTCCGAAGTGCCAGGCCCTTGTCACATTGGCCCTATGATCTTAGGCTTGAAGGCCATGCTGTCAAGTGGCCCGCGAAAAAAAACTTTGACCGGAACGCCCCTGTGGGCTAAAATAAAGTGCTTTACGGCAGTTGCCCAGGCTGCGTTCCGGCAGCTCACGCTTCTAGTCTGCGCGTACTTCCACAGGAGGCGCTACGTGCCAATCCAGGTGTTTGCACACCATATGCAGTTGCCCGACGATCTCCGCGCGCGTGTGGTCGAGAAGGCACAGCACATCCGGCGAATCTTCGACGGCGTAGTCACGGTGCACGTGACACTGGACGCGGAGAAGGAGCGTCGGCTGGTGGAGGTGGTGGCCAACGTGAGCCACGGTGCGCCGGTGGTCGCTCGGGTGACCACGCAGAACTTGGCGGAGGCCATCGAACTGGCCTTCGACAAGGCTGAAGCTCAGCTTCGCAAGCACAAGGACAGGATTCGCGACCACAGGCCGCGCGAACATGGTGTGGAGGTTCCACCGCCCACGTCTCCCGACGCAGATGAGGAGGCGGGTGAGGAGCCAGCAGGCAAGTGTTAGGCCCCCAGAGCCCCGAGCGTGACCGTCATGGCCGAACCGGAGCAGGCGCCGTATGCCGCGGCACTGGTGTGCGTTGAGCAGGAGGTGGAAATCCCCAATCCGCAGGGGATCCACGCCCGGCCTGCCACGCTGATCGCGAAGACAGCGGCGCCCTTCAAGAGCCAGGTGACTTTGCGCCGCGACGATGCGAGCGCCAATGCGAAGAGCACCATCCAGGTGCTCACGCTCGCGGCCGAGCAGGGGGCGAAGGTGACGGTGCACGCCTGTGGCGAGGACGCGCAACAGGCGGTCGAGGCCCTTGTCGCCCTCGTGCGTCGCGGCTTCGACGAAATGTAGCCCGCGCCTTCGGGAAGAGGTGAACGGAGCCATGATCGAGAAGAAAGGCGTCGCCGCATCGCCCGGGGTGGCGATCGCCGAGGCCCTGGTGCTCGACAGCCGCGAGTTCCCGGTCTCGCACCGCAAGCTCACCGCCGAGGAAGTGCCCGCCGAGCGCGCACGGTTCGAGGCCAGCGTGCAGGCCGCCATCGCCGAGACCCAGGCCATCCAGAAGATGGCCGCCGAGAAGGCCGGCGGCGAATACCTGCGCATCTTCGACGCCCACATTTCCATGCTCCGCGACCCCGAGCTCCACAAGGAGGTCCTCGACACCATCGAGGCCACCCAATGCACGGCGGAGTTCGCCGTCTCCAAAGTCATCAAGAGGCACGCACGCATCCTGCTCGCCGCCGATTTCCTCAAGGATCGCGTGCGCGACCTCTACGATATCGAGCACGCCATCCACCGCCACCTCCAGGGCACCAAGCGCGAAGACATCGGGCGCCTGGAAACCAACGTGATCGTGGTGGCCCATGACCTCACGCCGTCCCAGA
Coding sequences within:
- a CDS encoding HPr family phosphocarrier protein, whose translation is MAEPEQAPYAAALVCVEQEVEIPNPQGIHARPATLIAKTAAPFKSQVTLRRDDASANAKSTIQVLTLAAEQGAKVTVHACGEDAQQAVEALVALVRRGFDEM
- the raiA gene encoding ribosome-associated translation inhibitor RaiA, whose product is MPIQVFAHHMQLPDDLRARVVEKAQHIRRIFDGVVTVHVTLDAEKERRLVEVVANVSHGAPVVARVTTQNLAEAIELAFDKAEAQLRKHKDRIRDHRPREHGVEVPPPTSPDADEEAGEEPAGKC